The following are from one region of the Ignavibacteriales bacterium genome:
- a CDS encoding endo-1,4-beta-xylanase has translation MILIAALAYLPYTVSSQPLATGKGKFLGSSVKSVRSDFTKYWNQVTADDAGKWGSVEGTQDAYTWTPLDNIYNFAITNGFPYKHHNLVWGNQQPSWITSLDSASQRAQVEEWIRLVGERYPKTTFVDVVNEPLNGPAAYRNALGGNGTTGWDWVITVFQWARKHLPGAKLHINEYNVLQSNTVTDRYIALIDTLKARGLIDGLGIQGHYFEFKSSAGSSPSYSYPVSTLKSNLDRLATRGLPIYITEFDINEIDDGIQLQNYQIYFPLFWDHPSVKGITLWGYAENSIWKPYAFLIDYRNAPRPALQWLKGYVAGPAIPAIISPTGASAVPRNPKLIWRSSSSASSYRVRVSDDSTLATALVDATVSDTVLQLSPLRPNTTHYWQVNATNTYGTSDYSLTRSFVTNSTVVGVEESGHIPEEFALHQNYPNPFSAGGGSAFGGNPTTSISFHLPTDLTKGQSGLAGLSQLSSVKLIVYDALGREVATLVDGEKPAGSHTVVWNAKNVPSGVYIYRIVAGDHVDSKKMLLMK, from the coding sequence ATGATTCTTATCGCAGCGTTGGCGTACCTCCCTTACACTGTGTCGTCTCAACCACTGGCGACCGGCAAAGGCAAGTTCCTCGGCAGCAGTGTGAAGTCTGTCCGTTCCGATTTCACGAAGTATTGGAACCAGGTTACAGCGGACGACGCGGGAAAATGGGGAAGCGTTGAAGGGACTCAGGACGCGTACACCTGGACCCCTCTGGATAACATCTACAATTTTGCCATCACGAATGGATTCCCTTACAAGCATCACAATCTGGTGTGGGGAAATCAGCAACCTTCATGGATCACATCGCTCGATTCAGCCAGTCAGCGAGCCCAGGTGGAAGAATGGATCCGGCTCGTTGGAGAACGGTATCCGAAGACGACCTTCGTGGATGTAGTGAACGAACCGTTGAACGGACCTGCTGCATACAGAAACGCCCTGGGAGGGAACGGTACAACCGGCTGGGACTGGGTGATCACGGTATTTCAGTGGGCGCGGAAACATCTCCCCGGGGCAAAACTTCACATCAATGAGTACAATGTCCTGCAAAGCAACACCGTCACAGACAGATACATTGCATTGATTGACACGCTGAAGGCGAGGGGCCTGATTGATGGCCTTGGCATCCAGGGACATTACTTTGAGTTCAAGAGTTCTGCAGGCTCGAGTCCATCCTACTCCTATCCGGTCAGCACCTTGAAGAGCAATCTGGACAGGCTGGCAACGCGAGGACTGCCAATCTACATCACCGAGTTCGATATCAACGAAATTGATGACGGCATTCAGCTGCAAAACTATCAGATCTACTTCCCTTTGTTCTGGGACCATCCGTCTGTGAAAGGTATTACGCTGTGGGGTTACGCGGAGAACTCAATATGGAAGCCGTACGCGTTCTTGATCGACTACAGAAATGCCCCCCGACCTGCCCTTCAGTGGCTCAAAGGATATGTTGCGGGCCCTGCTATCCCCGCAATCATTTCTCCGACCGGGGCATCAGCAGTTCCGCGTAACCCGAAATTGATCTGGCGTTCCTCATCATCGGCCAGTTCATATCGTGTCCGGGTCTCCGACGACAGCACGCTTGCGACTGCTCTTGTGGATGCCACGGTGAGCGATACTGTTCTCCAGCTCAGCCCGCTTCGCCCAAACACTACGCACTACTGGCAGGTGAATGCGACGAACACTTACGGCACGAGCGACTACTCGCTTACACGTAGTTTTGTGACTAACTCGACTGTCGTCGGCGTAGAAGAGAGCGGTCATATTCCGGAAGAGTTTGCGCTGCACCAGAACTATCCGAATCCGTTCTCCGCCGGAGGCGGATCCGCCTTTGGCGGAAATCCGACAACATCCATCAGCTTTCACCTGCCTACCGACCTGACGAAGGGGCAGTCTGGTCTGGCGGGCCTTTCACAACTCAGCTCTGTAAAGCTGATCGTATATGATGCACTTGGGCGTGAAGTCGCGACACTCGTCGACGGGGAGAAACCGGCGGGTTCC
- a CDS encoding T9SS type A sorting domain-containing protein: MKKLFVLMVLATVVLGLMGTALQAQTLVDQWGKTARGSAWPILNTSTTPAGNGSMGGASKPSGASLSGGFNTITLNAGETIVVNGKMEFVGGDPGAAYTALRYALHFQDSASLSGRNTVDAMWTSTKSHSGYQFTPRSGGTDMANGGGGSGVIWTVANGNWNSTYSNNGGPIFSILQAPRLAVITKGVYDWGISVTALANGTNEVRFYIQKQFAAGGQSAYWTGGTGIDAGAVSRKFNFISFWTNNDIDASVTGMNLTGVTVQKGAPITVTAAPWAAFYVDNWGASRGTAWKIKNDSTYLVGDAMMSGASKPSGASLSGGFGETIPVAVGEAIIVSGSLEYVGGGAGPAYTGLRYALTFQDSMKLNNRLKDSALWVTSAPSGTTKGSYGYEFTPRSGGTDLANGSGGSGVIWTVINGNWNSTFSNGGGPIFSILQSPRLAEISMGVYNWSISVQALSNGTNEVRFYIEKQHAANQQTTYWTGGIGIDAGAVSRKFNFVHFWINNDIEAATSAFKLTNVKVDKGAPITVTAPPWQAYYVDQWGFIGGRMYGWNFIPDPDRIVGNAGIGGTAPNGKWAAIRGGFDPVTPTATKALLITGKTEFVNGGFQAPNSFRFGVFYSDAAGKVIVDSSKATLPDSSRWDGVETAHTGYLFIPPSGTNGLASWPGLSKTASSGAVVNGAWLHNDYPAAGAGILTSNYTLGTQVQTPANADAKAGIYNFAISVAATAGGADVRFKLAKADNSYAITGKLTDTNVPVATTKFNSIAFAIAGGQATTGMKLTDVKIDYVDVGTLPLVAPQGAATDVEQNTNVIPAEFGLAQNYPNPFNPSTAISYDVAKSARVSIRVYDLLGRVVAQLVDGVQSPSRYTIHWNAAGLSSGTYLYRIDAQSQDGSGTFTSVKKLMLVK, encoded by the coding sequence ATGAAGAAACTCTTCGTGTTAATGGTCTTGGCAACGGTCGTTCTCGGTTTGATGGGAACTGCGTTGCAGGCTCAGACCCTTGTCGATCAATGGGGTAAGACCGCTCGCGGATCGGCCTGGCCGATACTCAATACTTCCACTACCCCTGCCGGAAACGGCAGCATGGGCGGAGCCTCAAAACCATCAGGGGCTTCACTCAGCGGTGGTTTCAATACAATCACATTAAACGCAGGCGAGACGATCGTCGTCAACGGCAAGATGGAATTTGTTGGGGGTGATCCAGGTGCAGCCTATACTGCGCTTCGCTATGCCCTGCATTTTCAGGACAGTGCGTCATTGAGCGGTCGAAATACCGTAGACGCTATGTGGACCAGCACAAAATCACACTCTGGTTACCAGTTCACACCACGCTCAGGCGGTACTGACATGGCAAATGGTGGGGGCGGATCAGGTGTGATCTGGACAGTTGCTAACGGCAATTGGAATAGTACCTACAGCAATAATGGCGGTCCTATATTCTCAATCCTTCAGGCTCCTCGCCTTGCGGTAATCACAAAGGGCGTTTATGATTGGGGCATTTCGGTCACAGCATTGGCTAATGGCACGAACGAGGTTCGATTCTATATACAGAAACAATTCGCTGCCGGTGGACAATCTGCATACTGGACTGGCGGGACCGGCATTGACGCGGGCGCAGTGTCCAGGAAGTTTAATTTCATTTCGTTCTGGACCAACAACGACATAGACGCCTCCGTAACCGGGATGAACCTGACTGGCGTCACAGTCCAGAAGGGAGCCCCGATTACTGTTACTGCAGCACCGTGGGCAGCATTCTATGTCGACAATTGGGGTGCGAGTCGCGGAACAGCCTGGAAGATCAAGAACGACTCTACCTACCTCGTCGGAGATGCCATGATGTCCGGAGCCTCAAAACCATCCGGGGCCAGCCTGAGTGGAGGTTTTGGCGAGACGATTCCAGTAGCAGTAGGCGAGGCGATCATTGTCAGTGGATCGCTTGAGTATGTTGGAGGTGGTGCAGGTCCGGCCTATACTGGCCTTCGCTACGCTTTGACATTTCAGGACAGTATGAAACTGAACAATAGGCTGAAAGACTCCGCCTTGTGGGTCACGAGCGCTCCCAGCGGCACCACAAAAGGATCTTATGGATACGAGTTCACACCAAGGTCAGGCGGTACCGACCTGGCAAATGGTTCAGGTGGATCAGGTGTGATCTGGACGGTTATTAACGGCAACTGGAATAGTACGTTTAGCAATGGCGGCGGGCCTATTTTCTCAATCCTTCAATCTCCCCGTCTTGCGGAAATTTCGATGGGCGTCTATAATTGGTCCATCTCCGTTCAGGCCTTAAGTAATGGTACAAACGAGGTACGATTCTATATAGAAAAACAGCATGCCGCAAATCAACAAACGACATACTGGACGGGTGGAATTGGCATTGACGCAGGAGCAGTATCCAGAAAATTCAATTTTGTTCATTTCTGGATCAACAACGACATAGAAGCCGCCACATCGGCGTTCAAACTCACCAACGTCAAGGTTGACAAAGGAGCTCCGATTACTGTCACTGCACCTCCATGGCAAGCATATTACGTTGACCAGTGGGGCTTCATTGGTGGCCGAATGTACGGATGGAACTTTATTCCAGATCCCGATCGTATCGTCGGAAATGCCGGAATCGGCGGCACCGCTCCGAACGGGAAATGGGCTGCAATCCGTGGCGGCTTTGACCCTGTTACACCCACCGCAACGAAAGCGCTTCTTATTACAGGAAAAACGGAGTTTGTGAATGGCGGCTTCCAGGCACCGAACTCTTTCCGGTTTGGTGTCTTCTACAGCGACGCGGCAGGAAAGGTTATCGTTGACTCTTCGAAAGCCACGCTTCCAGATTCCTCACGCTGGGATGGAGTGGAGACAGCTCATACCGGATACCTGTTCATCCCGCCAAGCGGAACGAACGGTCTCGCCAGCTGGCCGGGCTTGAGCAAGACAGCAAGCTCAGGCGCCGTTGTCAACGGTGCGTGGCTGCACAATGATTATCCGGCCGCGGGTGCTGGAATCCTGACGTCGAATTACACACTCGGAACACAGGTCCAGACTCCGGCGAATGCGGATGCCAAAGCGGGCATCTATAACTTCGCTATTTCGGTTGCAGCAACAGCCGGCGGGGCTGATGTACGATTCAAACTGGCCAAGGCCGACAACAGCTACGCGATCACCGGAAAGCTGACAGACACCAATGTCCCGGTCGCAACAACCAAGTTCAATTCTATTGCGTTCGCCATTGCAGGCGGTCAGGCGACCACCGGCATGAAGCTGACCGATGTCAAGATCGATTACGTGGATGTCGGCACACTTCCTCTGGTTGCACCTCAGGGAGCGGCAACCGATGTCGAGCAGAATACCAACGTGATTCCGGCGGAATTCGGACTCGCTCAAAACTACCCGAACCCGTTCAATCCCTCGACGGCAATCTCGTATGACGTCGCAAAGTCCGCACGCGTGTCCATCCGTGTGTATGACTTGCTGGGTCGTGTGGTTGCGCAGCTTGTGGACGGAGTCCAGTCACCGAGCAGGTACACCATTCATTGGAACGCTGCAGGTCTGAGCAGCGGTACCTATCTCTACCGGATCGATGCCCAGAGCCAGGATGGTTCAGGCACGTTCACCTCGGTGAAGAAACTGATGTTGGTGAAGTAA
- a CDS encoding T9SS type A sorting domain-containing protein: protein MKHLLRTLFLAAMMCTSLYAQKQVVVVSDYWETSKEGTLNDAVTAAITGGRLSNTIFKLKPYGTYVLTGSIITPPGQTLEITADAPGTTQTTSPPMICWTASTAPSKTYMFDIAGTIKMSNTWLLWASLDGTRFTSTIRVGDSSSVGGRCEFTNVMFDYVQQASSGAIQPFATHFKGFIKNCYFRNCTDNHFRYYSRAVSVPYAAQGIHTDSLQFENCTFANIGYVYMQEAANYGDNVFFNHCTFYNVVQFPLESGWWWKMYVTNSLFINTFMYGYIPSAPGGINGGTITIAPIDSGAMGGGFGFTVPFSEQDRRILFAYNNYALDPWLVDWMGWGPNGNPYSQDKHRTRLDTDIPLPMPMFNGQTLTFFDSTSAGKKVWPYMNRAQNDSINPGFVNPPVNIDSLKTFLYKKWNDNSDHPWEWASWNSYTQTWPVKENMSYTNTKLKTGAMGGFPKGDLYHWWPTQYTAWAAQSAAENTRINTWLTTGKDPLASSVEKLGSVVPQEYALSQNYPNPFNPSTQIEYSVPKTGHVSLKVFNELGQEVATLVDGEQNPGKYVATFDAKGLTSGVYFYRLQSGTASLTQKLILMK, encoded by the coding sequence ATGAAACATCTTTTACGCACGCTATTCCTTGCAGCGATGATGTGCACATCACTCTATGCACAGAAACAAGTGGTTGTAGTCAGCGATTACTGGGAAACAAGTAAGGAAGGAACGCTTAATGATGCCGTGACTGCAGCAATCACTGGTGGCAGATTGTCAAATACTATTTTCAAATTAAAGCCGTACGGCACATACGTTCTTACCGGATCTATCATTACTCCTCCGGGACAAACGCTCGAAATTACTGCAGATGCTCCCGGGACCACGCAGACGACTTCCCCGCCTATGATTTGTTGGACCGCCAGTACGGCTCCCTCCAAGACATACATGTTCGATATCGCCGGGACAATCAAAATGTCGAACACATGGCTCTTATGGGCCAGCCTTGACGGGACACGATTTACCTCAACAATCCGTGTCGGCGATTCATCTTCAGTCGGCGGCCGCTGCGAATTTACGAACGTCATGTTCGATTATGTGCAGCAAGCTTCCAGCGGTGCCATACAACCGTTTGCCACTCATTTCAAAGGGTTTATCAAGAACTGTTATTTCAGAAACTGCACTGACAATCATTTCAGATACTACAGCAGGGCAGTCTCAGTCCCCTATGCGGCTCAAGGAATACATACAGATAGTCTGCAATTCGAGAATTGCACTTTCGCAAATATAGGATATGTCTATATGCAAGAAGCAGCGAATTATGGAGATAACGTCTTCTTCAACCACTGTACCTTCTATAACGTTGTCCAGTTCCCGCTGGAGAGCGGATGGTGGTGGAAGATGTATGTTACAAATTCCCTGTTCATAAACACGTTCATGTACGGTTACATCCCGTCGGCGCCGGGCGGCATCAATGGCGGTACTATTACAATCGCTCCTATCGATAGCGGTGCCATGGGAGGAGGCTTCGGATTCACCGTCCCCTTCAGCGAACAGGATCGCCGCATACTGTTCGCATACAACAACTACGCTCTTGACCCATGGCTCGTCGATTGGATGGGATGGGGCCCCAATGGCAACCCCTACAGCCAGGACAAGCATAGAACCAGACTTGATACCGACATACCACTTCCGATGCCAATGTTCAATGGTCAGACCTTGACATTTTTTGATTCAACGTCCGCGGGAAAGAAAGTCTGGCCGTATATGAACAGAGCCCAGAATGACAGCATTAATCCTGGTTTTGTCAATCCGCCAGTGAACATAGATTCTTTGAAGACATTCCTGTATAAAAAGTGGAATGACAACTCCGATCACCCGTGGGAATGGGCGTCGTGGAATTCATACACGCAAACATGGCCTGTCAAGGAGAACATGTCTTATACAAATACCAAGCTGAAGACCGGTGCAATGGGTGGGTTCCCGAAGGGCGATCTCTATCATTGGTGGCCAACGCAGTACACGGCGTGGGCGGCACAATCGGCTGCAGAAAACACAAGAATCAATACGTGGTTGACGACGGGCAAGGATCCCCTGGCCTCAAGCGTAGAGAAGCTGGGCAGCGTTGTTCCTCAGGAGTACGCGCTCAGTCAGAATTATCCAAATCCCTTCAACCCGTCGACACAAATCGAATACTCTGTCCCGAAGACGGGCCATGTTTCGTTGAAGGTCTTCAACGAGCTTGGTCAGGAAGTAGCAACACTCGTCGATGGAGAGCAAAACCCCGGTAAGTATGTGGCGACGTTCGACGCCAAAGGGCTTACAAGCGGTGTCTATTTCTATCGTCTGCAATCCGGAACGGCTTCACTTACACAAAAACTGATTCTCATGAAATAA
- a CDS encoding carboxypeptidase-like regulatory domain-containing protein, with amino-acid sequence MKKSLGLIAAMTWSAGLRVGRHSWSKVVLLAGISFLLVAQTVLAGGVLKGKVYDKDTKDLLPGANVTIKGTSLGASTDLNGGFSIPNVPPGTYTLQASYIGYRSVSAEVKISNDETVVHDFSLAPVAIQGQEFVVTGQAQGQMQAINQQLASDKIVSIVSEARIQELPDFNAAQAISRLPGVSTLQSSGEANKVVIRGLAPKFNQITIGGVSLATTGSTQIGVSSQGGTAGSINNDRSVDLSMMSPYMIKSISVYKSLTPDMNANSIGGTVNMELREAPSDFHSDFLFQSGYTQKSNQYGNFRAVASASTRFLNDKLGVYLLGNIEQYDRDADNMNAGYEITSDTKGDNGYLPVRVTNVQLNRHFETRKRFGGNLIVDYILPSGSIKLVNMFSRLNSDYRDYRTILNYSSLTSDLIFRYQEGENNVDLAMNSLVFSYDLGFMTFDLRAANNYSRNNLPEAPQSEFYQTRGVGTSTPNTTPENLTSLIRYGGTETTYLNTLTLFSSSYKENGQTYKADFKVPFRLGSDLAGYLKFGGEFNTTRHQNSQRTPYATISGTNTIQSAISNGIRGQFPGMTFNSGLNIFTSTGFTSHDSDILKSFLDDRFGGIIWANDPSLLTGIIHYVAGNPAFSSYNATAVEPGGWFNGYFQTLPNTYKYVEDYTAAFVMSELKYGNLMVIGGARYEKDKGVYDAYVLMDGRDDKSQKYFDVNATPTNEFFLPMVQAKYDVTDWCDVRAGYTQTLARPDYHQLSPSYTISYGQGTVRSGNPDLRTAHAYNHDLILTFHTNELGLLSIAGFYKEIKDFTYSTQYSLYTTAPAGVATVNSFSIGGTAPVKGATLFTYMNTPYIAFVRGIEVDFQTRFWYLPSPLNGVLLGINYTRISSNATYPWRNARTTIIGPRQTLTEVFDSTRAGRLVNQPNDIVNASLGYDYKNFSARLSIVFQGNSVSNIGNFPEQDGFTRDYFRMDASVRQILPWFGIEVFLDIFNLNNRNNASAQQSINGFTSQQNYGLTGNLGLRYRL; translated from the coding sequence GTGAAAAAATCATTGGGTCTGATTGCAGCAATGACGTGGTCGGCCGGCCTTCGTGTCGGACGGCATTCCTGGTCAAAGGTCGTTCTCCTGGCGGGAATATCTTTCCTTCTGGTCGCTCAGACGGTCCTTGCGGGGGGGGTGCTGAAAGGAAAAGTGTACGACAAGGACACGAAGGATCTGCTCCCTGGAGCCAACGTGACGATCAAGGGAACAAGCCTGGGAGCCTCGACGGATCTGAACGGCGGGTTTTCCATCCCCAACGTTCCTCCGGGAACCTACACACTTCAGGCCTCCTATATCGGGTATCGCTCCGTAAGCGCTGAGGTGAAAATCTCGAACGACGAGACAGTTGTTCACGACTTTTCCCTGGCGCCAGTGGCGATCCAGGGACAGGAGTTCGTCGTCACCGGGCAGGCCCAGGGCCAGATGCAGGCGATCAACCAGCAGCTGGCATCAGACAAGATTGTGAGCATTGTCTCTGAAGCAAGGATTCAGGAATTGCCGGACTTCAACGCAGCGCAGGCAATAAGCCGTCTGCCGGGCGTATCCACGCTCCAGAGTTCCGGCGAAGCGAACAAGGTCGTGATCAGAGGTTTGGCTCCAAAGTTCAACCAAATTACGATTGGCGGAGTTTCGCTTGCAACGACTGGCAGCACACAGATCGGAGTAAGCTCCCAGGGCGGAACTGCCGGGTCAATCAACAATGACAGAAGTGTAGATCTATCCATGATGTCTCCCTACATGATAAAATCTATCTCCGTCTACAAGTCGTTGACGCCGGATATGAATGCCAATTCCATAGGCGGCACCGTGAACATGGAGCTGCGCGAAGCCCCATCAGATTTCCATTCCGACTTTCTTTTCCAATCGGGCTATACTCAGAAGAGCAATCAGTATGGAAATTTCAGAGCAGTCGCATCTGCAAGCACTCGTTTCTTGAATGACAAGCTCGGCGTGTATCTCCTGGGGAATATTGAACAGTATGACCGTGATGCCGACAACATGAATGCCGGCTATGAAATCACGTCAGACACGAAGGGTGATAACGGCTATCTTCCTGTAAGGGTCACGAACGTCCAGCTGAACCGCCATTTTGAAACCAGGAAACGTTTCGGCGGAAATCTGATAGTTGATTATATTTTGCCCTCGGGCTCCATCAAACTTGTCAATATGTTCAGCCGGCTGAATTCAGATTACAGGGACTATCGGACAATACTGAACTATTCCTCGCTCACATCGGATCTGATTTTCAGGTATCAGGAGGGTGAGAACAACGTTGACCTGGCCATGAATTCGCTCGTCTTCAGTTATGACCTGGGATTCATGACGTTCGACCTCAGGGCGGCGAACAACTATTCAAGGAACAATCTGCCCGAGGCGCCGCAATCCGAGTTTTATCAGACCCGCGGTGTCGGGACTTCGACACCCAACACAACTCCGGAGAACCTGACCTCCCTTATTCGCTATGGGGGCACGGAGACGACGTATCTCAACACGCTGACTTTGTTCAGCTCCAGCTACAAGGAAAACGGGCAGACATACAAGGCGGATTTCAAAGTTCCGTTTCGTTTGGGTTCCGACCTGGCCGGCTACCTGAAGTTTGGCGGTGAATTCAATACCACTCGCCACCAAAACTCTCAACGTACGCCTTATGCAACAATATCAGGAACAAACACGATCCAGTCGGCAATTTCGAACGGGATCCGAGGACAATTTCCGGGGATGACGTTCAACAGCGGTTTAAACATTTTCACATCGACCGGCTTTACATCTCATGACAGTGACATCCTTAAGAGTTTTCTTGACGACCGTTTCGGAGGCATCATTTGGGCCAACGATCCCAGTTTGCTTACCGGCATCATCCATTATGTTGCAGGCAATCCTGCATTCAGTTCGTACAATGCGACGGCGGTGGAACCCGGCGGTTGGTTCAACGGCTACTTCCAGACTCTTCCTAATACCTACAAATACGTCGAGGACTATACTGCCGCATTCGTGATGTCTGAATTGAAGTATGGAAATCTGATGGTTATCGGCGGTGCGCGATATGAAAAGGACAAAGGAGTGTACGATGCGTACGTTCTGATGGACGGACGTGACGACAAGAGCCAGAAATATTTCGATGTGAATGCAACTCCGACAAATGAATTCTTCCTTCCGATGGTCCAGGCGAAATATGATGTAACGGATTGGTGTGATGTCCGTGCCGGATATACACAGACGTTGGCCCGTCCGGATTATCATCAGCTTTCACCATCCTACACCATCAGCTATGGCCAGGGCACAGTGCGGTCCGGCAATCCCGATCTCAGAACGGCCCATGCCTATAACCATGATCTCATATTGACGTTCCACACCAATGAACTGGGACTTCTCTCCATCGCCGGTTTCTACAAGGAAATAAAGGACTTCACGTACTCAACGCAATATTCGCTCTACACCACAGCGCCCGCGGGCGTTGCCACGGTCAATTCCTTCAGCATTGGAGGAACGGCTCCTGTAAAAGGAGCAACCCTCTTCACGTATATGAATACTCCTTATATTGCCTTCGTCAGAGGTATTGAAGTGGATTTTCAGACACGGTTCTGGTATTTGCCGTCGCCACTCAACGGAGTGCTGCTCGGTATCAACTACACGCGGATTTCCTCGAATGCCACGTATCCCTGGAGAAACGCCAGGACAACGATCATCGGTCCCAGGCAGACGCTCACGGAAGTCTTTGATAGTACTCGTGCAGGGCGTCTCGTGAACCAGCCCAACGACATCGTCAATGCTTCTCTCGGCTACGACTACAAAAACTTTTCCGCCCGTTTGTCGATTGTCTTCCAGGGTAATTCAGTCAGCAACATTGGCAATTTCCCCGAGCAGGACGGCTTCACCAGAGACTATTTCAGGATGGATGCTTCGGTACGACAGATTCTTCCATGGTTTGGCATCGAAGTCTTCCTGGATATATTCAATCTCAACAACAGGAACAACGCCTCGGCTCAGCAATCAATCAACGGCTTCACGAGTCAACAGAACTATGGCCTTACGGGCAATTTGGGACTCAGATACCGGCTATGA
- the xylA gene encoding xylose isomerase, producing the protein MSKTYFPKIQKPIPFEGKDSRNPLSFKYYNRDQRVGSKTMGEHLRFAVAYWHTMLGSGADMFGGASFARAWRQASDPMDRAKETLDAAFEFLQKLGVDYYCFHDRDIAPQGENFSESVKNLQEIVRIAKQMQKATGVKLLWGTANLFSDPIYSQGAGTSPNAHVMAHAAAQVKNAMDATKELGGENYVFWGGREGYETLLNTDLKREQEQMARFFHMAVDYKKKIGFKGQFLIEPKPAEPSKHQYDTDAATTLSFLQEYDLIDHFKLNIEANHATLAGHTFEHELAVASAAGKLGSVDANRGDLLLGWDTDQFPTDIYATTLAMLVILKQDGLGKGGLNFDAKVRRSSTDPYDLFHAHIGGMDAFAKGLLIAHEIIKDKVFSKFIDERYGSFKSGIGAKIMAGKVGLAELDQWARRQGKPEPAGGRQEMLENILNSYILR; encoded by the coding sequence ATGTCGAAAACGTACTTCCCGAAAATCCAGAAACCCATCCCATTCGAGGGGAAAGATTCCAGGAATCCCCTTTCTTTCAAGTACTACAATAGAGATCAACGCGTCGGCTCCAAAACGATGGGCGAGCATCTTCGCTTCGCCGTCGCTTATTGGCATACCATGCTGGGAAGCGGCGCCGATATGTTCGGAGGTGCCAGTTTCGCACGAGCCTGGCGCCAGGCGAGCGACCCGATGGATCGCGCCAAAGAGACGCTGGATGCCGCGTTTGAGTTCCTGCAGAAACTTGGTGTCGATTACTACTGCTTCCATGACCGCGACATCGCTCCTCAAGGTGAGAACTTTTCTGAATCGGTGAAGAACCTGCAGGAGATTGTCCGGATTGCAAAGCAGATGCAGAAAGCAACCGGCGTCAAGCTGTTGTGGGGAACGGCCAATTTGTTCAGCGATCCGATTTATTCGCAGGGCGCAGGTACAAGCCCCAATGCCCACGTCATGGCGCACGCTGCCGCACAGGTCAAGAATGCGATGGACGCCACGAAGGAGCTTGGCGGTGAGAACTACGTTTTCTGGGGGGGACGCGAAGGATACGAGACGCTGCTGAATACTGATCTCAAGCGAGAGCAGGAGCAGATGGCGCGATTCTTCCACATGGCCGTCGACTACAAGAAGAAAATCGGCTTCAAAGGACAATTCCTCATCGAACCGAAGCCCGCTGAGCCTTCAAAACACCAGTACGATACCGACGCCGCTACGACCCTTTCGTTCTTGCAGGAATATGATCTGATCGACCATTTCAAACTCAACATTGAAGCCAACCACGCCACGCTCGCTGGGCACACGTTTGAGCACGAACTCGCAGTTGCTTCGGCAGCGGGCAAGCTCGGAAGCGTCGATGCAAACCGCGGCGATCTTCTTCTCGGCTGGGATACTGATCAATTCCCGACAGACATCTATGCGACAACCCTGGCGATGCTTGTCATCCTCAAGCAGGATGGTTTGGGCAAAGGGGGACTCAATTTCGACGCGAAGGTACGGCGGAGTTCAACCGACCCCTACGACCTGTTCCATGCGCATATTGGCGGCATGGATGCATTTGCGAAGGGGCTGCTGATTGCGCACGAGATCATCAAGGACAAAGTGTTTTCAAAGTTCATTGATGAGCGCTACGGCAGCTTCAAGTCAGGTATCGGCGCGAAGATTATGGCTGGAAAAGTCGGACTCGCAGAGCTCGACCAATGGGCCCGCAGGCAAGGCAAGCCCGAACCCGCAGGGGGCCGGCAGGAAATGCTCGAGAATATTCTGAACTCATACATTCTGCGGTAA